The Spirosoma radiotolerans genome has a window encoding:
- a CDS encoding Gfo/Idh/MocA family protein has translation MGMVGGGLDAFIGAVHRRAAGFDGEIELVCGCFSASPDKSKATGHALYLPEDRVYTSFQEMIEREKALPEGERMDFLSIVTPNHMHFPPAKMALENGFHVMCDKPMTLNLAEAKELAAIVEKSGLVFGLTHNYTGYPMVKEARDMVRSGKLGKIRKVVVEYPQGWLSKDEEHNDYKQAIWRTDPARSGAAGCMGDIGTHAENLAEYVTGLQIAELCADLTTFVPGRQLDDDGNVLLRFANGAKGVLHASQIANGEENSLKIYVWGELGGIEWHQMEPNTLKYKTQEGQRIIRPNVGSLSASASAHWRLPAGHPEGFFEAFANLYRNFAYAVKAHMEGREADPIYDFPKAADGVRGLAFIDTVIASSQDDSTKWTKFVE, from the coding sequence TTCGATGGCGAAATCGAATTGGTTTGTGGCTGCTTCAGTGCATCGCCCGACAAATCGAAAGCAACCGGTCACGCCCTGTATTTACCCGAAGACCGTGTTTACACTTCCTTTCAGGAAATGATCGAGCGGGAAAAGGCCCTGCCCGAAGGCGAACGAATGGATTTCCTGTCTATCGTGACACCCAATCACATGCACTTTCCGCCCGCTAAAATGGCGCTCGAAAATGGATTTCATGTGATGTGCGATAAGCCCATGACCCTGAATCTGGCCGAAGCGAAAGAACTGGCCGCCATTGTTGAAAAGTCGGGGCTAGTGTTTGGCCTTACGCACAACTATACCGGCTACCCGATGGTAAAAGAAGCCCGTGATATGGTGCGCAGTGGTAAACTCGGTAAGATTCGGAAAGTGGTTGTCGAATATCCACAGGGCTGGCTCTCAAAAGATGAGGAGCACAATGACTACAAGCAGGCTATTTGGCGTACTGATCCGGCCAGATCCGGGGCTGCGGGTTGCATGGGTGACATTGGTACGCACGCCGAGAATTTGGCCGAGTATGTTACCGGCCTGCAAATTGCCGAACTCTGTGCGGATTTAACGACGTTCGTTCCGGGTCGCCAACTCGATGACGATGGCAATGTGCTGCTTCGTTTCGCCAATGGCGCCAAGGGTGTTCTGCATGCCAGCCAGATTGCCAATGGCGAAGAAAACTCACTCAAGATTTACGTTTGGGGTGAGCTGGGCGGTATTGAGTGGCACCAGATGGAGCCTAATACGCTCAAATACAAAACGCAGGAAGGCCAGCGCATCATCCGCCCGAATGTGGGCAGTCTGTCGGCGTCGGCATCGGCACACTGGCGCTTACCGGCAGGCCACCCCGAAGGCTTTTTTGAGGCTTTCGCCAACCTCTACCGCAATTTCGCCTACGCCGTAAAAGCCCATATGGAAGGGCGGGAGGCTGATCCAATCTATGATTTCCCGAAAGCTGCCGACGGTGTTCGTGGCCTGGCCTTTATCGACACGGTCATTGCATCGAGTCAGGATGATTCGACGAAGTGGACTAAGTTTGTTGAGTAA
- a CDS encoding Gfo/Idh/MocA family protein — MQKINIGVVGTGFIGPAHIEALRRLPNTNVLALCEVTPELARQKADQLGIERSCTFDELLAMDDIKVVHICTPNFLHFSQSKAALLAGKHVVCEKPLAKDLHEAKELVELAAQTGLVNAVHFNLRYYPLVRQMKVMREQEALGDVYSVIGSYLQDWLFYDTDYNWRLEPDKSGDSRAIADIGSHLMDSLEYITGLKTVAVMADFNTVHKVRKKPLKPVETYSGKMLQPEDYADVPINTEDHANVLLRFDNGNRGVITVSQVSAGRKNQMRLEIAGSKKTFAWNSEAPNEMWIGNRDGANESFMRDPSLAHPEARSVISFPGGHNEGFPDTSKQLFKEVYDAIAAGKQPEKPTYPTFADGYRELLICEKILESNRKQAWVEI; from the coding sequence ATGCAAAAAATCAACATCGGTGTTGTTGGCACCGGATTCATCGGTCCTGCGCACATCGAAGCCCTGCGTCGCCTGCCTAACACAAACGTCCTCGCCCTCTGCGAAGTAACCCCCGAACTCGCCCGCCAGAAAGCGGACCAGCTCGGTATCGAACGTTCCTGCACATTCGACGAATTGCTGGCGATGGACGATATTAAAGTAGTACACATCTGTACGCCAAACTTCCTGCACTTCTCGCAGTCTAAAGCGGCTTTGCTGGCAGGGAAGCATGTGGTGTGCGAGAAGCCATTGGCCAAAGATCTGCACGAAGCCAAAGAACTCGTTGAACTGGCTGCTCAAACGGGTCTGGTCAATGCGGTTCACTTCAACCTGCGTTACTATCCGCTCGTTCGTCAGATGAAAGTAATGCGCGAGCAGGAAGCCCTGGGCGATGTGTATTCCGTCATTGGTTCTTATTTGCAGGACTGGTTGTTTTATGACACCGATTATAACTGGCGGCTCGAACCGGATAAGTCGGGCGATTCACGGGCCATTGCTGATATTGGGTCGCACCTGATGGACAGCCTGGAATACATTACCGGCCTCAAAACAGTAGCCGTTATGGCCGATTTCAATACGGTCCATAAAGTACGGAAGAAGCCACTCAAACCCGTTGAAACCTACTCGGGTAAGATGCTCCAGCCCGAAGATTATGCCGATGTTCCCATCAATACGGAAGACCATGCCAACGTGCTGCTGCGGTTCGACAATGGCAATCGGGGTGTCATCACGGTATCGCAGGTGTCAGCCGGTCGTAAAAACCAGATGCGGTTAGAAATTGCCGGATCGAAAAAAACGTTTGCCTGGAATTCCGAAGCGCCCAACGAAATGTGGATCGGTAACCGCGACGGCGCCAACGAGTCATTTATGCGCGATCCATCGCTGGCTCACCCCGAAGCCCGGTCGGTGATCAGCTTCCCTGGTGGTCATAACGAAGGTTTCCCCGATACATCGAAGCAATTATTCAAAGAAGTGTACGATGCGATAGCCGCTGGTAAGCAACCCGAGAAGCCAACCTATCCAACCTTTGCCGACGGGTATCGTGAATTGCTCATCTGCGAAAAAATTCTGGAAAGCAACCGCAAGCAGGCTTGGGTGGAGATTTAA